Proteins encoded together in one Qingshengfaniella alkalisoli window:
- a CDS encoding amino acid ABC transporter substrate-binding protein, which translates to MKKTVLIGALALAGVTAGGAAAATLDDVKARGHLNCGISTGLVGFASQDAQGEWQGFDVAVCRAVAAAIFGDPTAVEFSPVTNKVRFEVLNSGEIDMLSRNTTWTYSRDVDLKLEFAGVNYYDGQGFLVPKELSVTSAKELDGATVCIQSGTTTELNLADFFRVNNISYTPVPIATAAEAQQQYLAGACDVYTTDASGLAATRAAFEDPSAHVILPEIISKEPLGPLVRHGDNEWGDIVRWSLNALIAAEELGVTSANVEELSAGTSNPEINRLLGSEGNLGEMIGLENDWAKNIIMAGGNYGEIFERYIGENTPIGLARGLNAQWTNGGLLYSPPFR; encoded by the coding sequence ATGAAGAAGACTGTGTTAATTGGTGCTCTTGCATTGGCAGGCGTGACCGCAGGCGGGGCAGCAGCGGCGACGCTTGATGATGTGAAGGCGCGCGGGCATCTGAATTGCGGGATCAGCACGGGTCTTGTCGGTTTCGCGTCACAGGACGCACAGGGCGAATGGCAAGGCTTTGATGTTGCGGTCTGCCGTGCTGTGGCCGCCGCCATCTTCGGCGATCCGACTGCAGTCGAGTTTTCACCGGTGACGAACAAGGTTCGTTTCGAGGTGCTGAATTCTGGCGAAATCGACATGCTGTCGCGTAACACGACTTGGACATACTCGCGCGACGTGGACCTGAAGCTCGAATTTGCTGGCGTGAACTACTATGATGGTCAGGGCTTTCTTGTCCCGAAAGAACTGAGCGTCACATCCGCGAAGGAACTGGATGGCGCGACTGTCTGCATCCAGTCGGGTACGACGACGGAATTGAACCTTGCGGACTTCTTCCGCGTGAACAACATCAGCTATACGCCGGTTCCGATTGCGACCGCGGCAGAAGCGCAGCAGCAGTATCTTGCCGGTGCATGCGACGTCTATACCACGGACGCATCCGGTCTGGCTGCGACACGTGCGGCTTTTGAAGATCCGTCCGCGCATGTGATCCTGCCGGAGATCATCTCCAAGGAACCACTCGGTCCGCTTGTTCGCCATGGCGACAATGAATGGGGTGACATCGTACGTTGGTCGCTGAACGCGCTGATCGCTGCCGAAGAGTTGGGCGTTACCTCGGCCAATGTCGAAGAACTGTCCGCAGGGACGAGCAATCCGGAAATCAACCGTCTGCTTGGTTCTGAAGGCAATCTCGGCGAGATGATCGGCCTGGAAAACGACTGGGCCAAGAACATCATCATGGCCGGCGGCAATTACGGCGAAATCTTTGAGCGTTACATCGGTGAGAACACCCCGATTGGTCTGGCGCGCGGCCTGAACGCGCAGTGGACCAATGGTGGTTTGCTCTACTCGCCGCCGTTCCGCTAA
- a CDS encoding SixA phosphatase family protein, with translation MRRLILIRHAKSSWSDAMLSDHDRPLNGRGRRAADAIGGWLTDQKAKPDQVLCSTATRTVETWARIAAAMMKPVEPKLLDTLYHASPEDILEKLRAAKGKTVALVGHNPGLAAFASLIVKEAPDHPKFAQYPTGATMIAEFKIDDWTDLKKRSGRVRAFLVPRDLTD, from the coding sequence ATGAGACGTCTCATTCTAATCCGCCACGCCAAATCCAGTTGGAGCGATGCGATGCTCTCCGACCACGACCGCCCCTTGAACGGACGCGGGCGACGGGCGGCAGATGCGATCGGCGGCTGGCTGACAGACCAGAAGGCCAAGCCGGATCAGGTGCTGTGTTCGACAGCAACAAGAACAGTCGAAACCTGGGCACGTATTGCGGCAGCCATGATGAAGCCGGTGGAACCCAAGCTTCTGGACACGCTGTATCACGCCTCCCCGGAAGATATCCTGGAAAAGCTCCGCGCCGCCAAGGGCAAGACGGTGGCACTGGTCGGACACAATCCGGGGCTTGCGGCGTTTGCCAGTCTGATCGTCAAGGAAGCGCCCGATCACCCCAAATTCGCGCAGTATCCAACGGGCGCGACCATGATCGCTGAATTCAAGATCGACGATTGGACCGATCTGAAGAAGCGGTCCGGTCGCGTGAGGGCCTTTCTGGTTCCGCGCGACCTGACAGATTAA
- a CDS encoding HAD-IA family hydrolase — MSAEPKLVIFDVDGTLVDSQAHIVASMAAAFEAVQLAVPERERILSIVGLSLPVAIAELAPGASASILDTMVQRYKDAYTGLRSMDGDAASPLFAGAREVLDRLGAHDNILLGIATGKSRRGLRHLFDLHGFAPLFVTSQTADDHPSKPHPAMVLAALAETGVDPKNAVMIGDTSFDMEMGRAAGVRTMAVTWGYHPGERLARCQPDATVDNFAALHAAILNSLELTDD; from the coding sequence GTGAGCGCTGAGCCGAAACTCGTAATCTTTGACGTTGACGGAACGCTGGTTGATAGCCAAGCGCATATCGTTGCATCAATGGCCGCCGCCTTCGAGGCTGTCCAGCTGGCGGTTCCCGAGCGGGAGCGCATCCTGTCAATCGTTGGCTTGTCGTTGCCGGTCGCGATTGCTGAACTCGCGCCTGGCGCATCCGCATCGATATTGGATACCATGGTTCAACGATACAAGGATGCTTATACCGGATTGAGGTCGATGGATGGCGATGCCGCATCTCCTCTGTTTGCGGGTGCGCGCGAGGTGCTGGACCGGCTCGGCGCGCATGACAACATCCTGCTTGGTATAGCCACAGGCAAGTCACGGCGCGGGTTGCGGCATCTGTTCGACCTGCACGGGTTCGCACCGCTCTTCGTTACGAGCCAAACCGCCGATGATCATCCGTCCAAGCCTCATCCGGCAATGGTTCTTGCTGCGCTGGCCGAAACAGGCGTTGATCCGAAGAATGCCGTCATGATTGGCGACACAAGCTTTGACATGGAAATGGGCCGGGCCGCCGGTGTACGAACGATGGCTGTCACTTGGGGTTACCACCCTGGCGAGAGGCTCGCCCGCTGTCAGCCTGATGCCACTGTGGACAATTTCGCGGCACTTCATGCCGCTATTCTGAATAGCCTGGAACTGACCGATGACTGA
- a CDS encoding amino acid ABC transporter permease, which translates to MTSISDVPGPKFHLGMLLNDKRYRGYTFQFFALLALVALFSWLISNAVANLATLGKDISYEFLFEPAGYDISPQLIPFESTDTHLRAAFVGVLNTLLVAFLGCVTATIIGVVVGVLRLSSNWLVSKLMAVYVEIFRNIPVLIWILIIFNVMANALPQPRAFRGEDAQASMLLDAFAFTNRGVYIPRPVWLDGSAVVVTVFLLSLAAIWGLKKYAIKQLYSKGREVPVLPISIGLFFVPTLLAYFLLGQPVKLELPGITGFNFSGGIRITGPMIALWLALALYTGAFIAENVRAGILAISKGQAEAAASLGLRPRRIMSLVILPQALRVIIPPLISQYLNLTKNSSLAAAVGYMDITGTLGGITLNQTGRSFEAVLLLMVFYLLISLSIALVMNIYNNSVKLKER; encoded by the coding sequence ATGACGTCAATTTCCGATGTGCCCGGTCCGAAGTTCCATCTGGGAATGCTGCTCAACGATAAGCGTTATCGTGGCTATACCTTCCAGTTCTTCGCCCTTCTTGCGCTTGTCGCGCTGTTTTCGTGGCTGATCTCCAACGCCGTCGCGAACCTTGCCACGCTGGGCAAGGATATCTCTTATGAATTCTTGTTCGAGCCTGCAGGCTATGACATCAGCCCGCAGCTCATTCCTTTCGAAAGTACCGACACCCACCTGCGCGCGGCGTTCGTCGGCGTCCTCAACACGTTGCTTGTCGCATTTCTGGGTTGCGTGACTGCAACGATCATCGGGGTCGTTGTCGGCGTGCTTCGCCTGTCAAGCAACTGGCTCGTCTCGAAACTGATGGCCGTCTATGTCGAGATTTTCCGCAACATTCCGGTTTTGATATGGATCCTGATCATCTTCAATGTGATGGCCAATGCGCTGCCGCAGCCGCGGGCCTTCCGTGGAGAAGATGCACAGGCCAGCATGTTGTTGGACGCTTTCGCCTTTACCAATCGCGGCGTCTATATCCCGAGACCTGTTTGGCTGGATGGGTCCGCGGTTGTCGTGACCGTGTTTCTGCTGTCACTTGCGGCGATCTGGGGGCTGAAAAAATACGCGATCAAGCAGTTGTATTCCAAGGGGCGCGAAGTCCCCGTCCTGCCTATATCCATCGGACTGTTTTTCGTCCCGACGCTGCTGGCGTATTTCCTGCTGGGTCAGCCGGTCAAGCTGGAGCTACCGGGGATCACGGGCTTCAACTTTTCAGGCGGTATCCGCATCACGGGGCCGATGATTGCCCTTTGGCTCGCGCTGGCGCTGTATACTGGTGCCTTTATTGCCGAAAACGTCCGCGCGGGCATTCTGGCCATCAGCAAGGGGCAGGCAGAGGCAGCCGCGTCGCTCGGCTTGCGGCCGCGCCGGATCATGAGCCTTGTCATCCTGCCGCAGGCGCTGCGGGTCATCATCCCGCCGCTGATTTCCCAGTACCTGAACCTGACCAAGAACTCGTCGCTGGCGGCGGCGGTCGGCTACATGGACATCACGGGAACGCTGGGCGGTATCACGCTGAATCAGACAGGACGAAGTTTCGAAGCCGTGCTTCTGCTGATGGTGTTCTACTTGCTGATCTCGTTGTCCATCGCGCTGGTGATGAACATCTATAACAATAGCGTAAAGCTGAAGGAGCGCTGA
- a CDS encoding amino acid ABC transporter permease — protein sequence MSDTHAQSVAYVRETAIPPAPPPANETGVIKWLRENMFGSVANAIMTILALWAIYAVLSVVLPWVVNGVWDADSIRDCREKLGDQVGACFAVVKERWPQLVFGNYPSEHYGRAIIAFVLLFVALAPILFFELPRKMLWFTGLYPFLAYWLIWGGTLWTPVVALMGVVFAFFAYRLIANRSFFGALIVGLVALLVFWLLFVAPLSNLFAAIVPLRLETVQSREIGGFMINFILGTTCISLSLPLGIALALGRRSNLPIIKTICVLFIEFIRGVPLITLLFVASVMLAYFLPPGANFDLIIRVIIMITLFASAYIAEAIRGGLAALPSGQYEAGDSLGLDYWQQMRLIILPQALKISIPSIVNIAIGLFKDTTLVSIISMFDVLGMIGGPILSSTEWFGVYWELYAFAGVMFFVFCYGISQYSQYLERKLATDHR from the coding sequence ATGTCAGATACACACGCGCAATCCGTTGCTTACGTTCGCGAAACAGCGATCCCACCTGCACCGCCGCCAGCCAATGAGACGGGTGTCATCAAGTGGCTGCGTGAGAATATGTTTGGCTCCGTCGCCAACGCGATCATGACCATCCTTGCATTGTGGGCGATCTATGCCGTCTTGTCGGTGGTCTTGCCATGGGTAGTGAATGGCGTGTGGGACGCCGACTCGATCCGTGATTGCCGCGAGAAGTTGGGCGACCAGGTCGGGGCTTGTTTTGCTGTTGTCAAAGAGCGTTGGCCGCAGCTCGTCTTCGGTAATTATCCGTCTGAACATTACGGACGGGCGATCATAGCCTTCGTGTTGCTGTTCGTTGCACTGGCTCCCATTCTGTTTTTCGAACTGCCCAGAAAAATGCTGTGGTTTACTGGACTGTACCCGTTCCTGGCCTATTGGCTGATCTGGGGCGGCACGCTCTGGACGCCGGTCGTGGCGCTAATGGGCGTAGTGTTCGCGTTCTTTGCGTACCGCCTGATCGCCAATCGGTCGTTCTTCGGCGCGCTCATCGTCGGTCTGGTCGCACTTTTGGTGTTCTGGCTGCTGTTCGTTGCACCATTGTCCAACCTGTTTGCCGCGATCGTTCCGCTGCGGCTGGAGACGGTTCAAAGCCGCGAAATCGGTGGTTTCATGATCAATTTCATCCTTGGTACCACCTGTATTTCGCTATCTCTGCCGCTTGGCATCGCGCTGGCGTTGGGGCGTCGGTCGAACCTGCCGATCATCAAGACGATCTGCGTTTTGTTTATCGAGTTCATCCGCGGTGTGCCGTTGATCACTTTGCTGTTCGTAGCGTCGGTGATGCTTGCCTACTTCCTGCCGCCGGGTGCGAATTTCGACCTGATCATTCGCGTCATCATCATGATCACCCTGTTCGCGTCGGCCTATATCGCCGAGGCAATTCGGGGTGGTCTGGCGGCGCTGCCGAGCGGCCAATACGAGGCGGGCGACAGTCTGGGGCTGGATTACTGGCAACAGATGCGACTGATCATCCTGCCACAGGCGCTGAAGATCTCGATCCCGTCCATCGTCAACATCGCCATCGGCCTGTTCAAGGACACGACGCTGGTGTCGATCATTTCCATGTTCGACGTGCTGGGCATGATTGGTGGACCAATCCTGTCCTCGACGGAATGGTTCGGCGTTTACTGGGAACTCTATGCCTTTGCGGGCGTGATGTTCTTCGTCTTTTGCTACGGCATTTCACAATATTCGCAATATCTCGAGCGCAAACTCGCGACCGATCACCGATAG
- a CDS encoding ATP12 family chaperone protein, giving the protein MTEWARKRFWTDTKVVEATGGYEVQLDGRSLKTPAKSALILPNLQVAELLRDEWEAQQEVVDPETMPATRMANSAIDKVAPQQREVAELIAAYGESDLLCYRATTPQELIERQAQAWDPILGWAAVKLGAQLETAAGVMFVPQPVDSVAALTRRVHRFNHWQLAAFHDLVALSGSLVIGFAAAARHLPLDHLWGVSRIDETWQQEQWGVDEEAAQAAETKRDAFLRAGHFLSLLL; this is encoded by the coding sequence ATGACTGAATGGGCCCGCAAGCGCTTCTGGACCGACACAAAGGTTGTCGAGGCCACAGGTGGATACGAAGTGCAGCTTGATGGACGCAGCCTGAAGACGCCCGCGAAATCGGCACTGATCCTTCCCAACCTGCAGGTCGCAGAGCTTCTGCGCGACGAGTGGGAGGCTCAGCAAGAAGTGGTCGACCCTGAAACCATGCCCGCCACACGCATGGCGAATTCAGCCATCGACAAGGTCGCGCCGCAGCAGCGCGAGGTGGCTGAGCTTATTGCGGCATACGGCGAAAGCGATTTGCTTTGCTATCGTGCGACAACCCCGCAGGAGTTGATCGAGAGGCAGGCGCAGGCATGGGATCCGATTCTCGGGTGGGCGGCGGTCAAGCTGGGTGCGCAACTCGAAACAGCGGCTGGCGTAATGTTCGTGCCGCAGCCCGTAGATAGTGTCGCGGCGCTGACGCGGCGGGTTCATCGGTTCAACCATTGGCAGCTCGCGGCATTTCATGATCTCGTGGCGCTGTCTGGATCTCTGGTCATCGGATTTGCCGCAGCCGCAAGGCATCTGCCCCTTGATCATCTATGGGGCGTTTCCCGCATCGACGAGACTTGGCAACAGGAACAGTGGGGCGTCGATGAGGAAGCCGCGCAGGCTGCCGAAACCAAGCGTGATGCCTTTCTGCGTGCCGGTCATTTTCTTAGCCTTCTGCTCTGA